From the genome of Salvia splendens isolate huo1 chromosome 7, SspV2, whole genome shotgun sequence:
GAATCTCAATCCTCTCCCACTCATTCCCTTCCATACAATTTATCAATCAAGCACTCAAGCTGCACTTTTTTTTAAACACAAAAGATTAGATTATTTTACCAGAATCCATTGGGCTCTGCACAACACAGACTACGTCGTTTTCCTCAAGGTGGTGCCACGTCATCATCCACCCACCACCAGattgagagagagtgtgtgtcaGAGTAGTAGAtctcaactaccatttccatttccagtaacagtaaaaaaaatgatatcTTTTTAGTGAGAGAAGCAGAAGCTCACATCCTTACCTTATTACACAGGCTAAAACTCTCCTTTTTCAGCTTGGATTGAATCTCCCTCTTTcttctccccctctctctctagaaatgGAGCGCGCGAGGAAGCTAGCTAACAGAGCCATCCTCCGCCGCCTCGTCTCCGAATCGAAGCAGCAGCCATTGCACAAATCCTCGCGCTACATCTCCTCCCTCTCCCCCAGCGTCGTCCCCGGTGGCGCCAATGCCTCCGCCGTCAACCACCGCTTCTATTCTCGGAACCTCTCCCAATTCATCGGCACCCGCTCCATCTCCGTCGAGGCTCTCAAGCCCAGCGACACCTTCCCCCGCCGCCACAACTCCGCCACGCCGGAGGACCAGTCCAAAATGGCGGAATTCGTCGGATTCGAAACCCTAGATTCCCTGATTGACGCCACCGTCCCCAAATCCATCCGCGCCGAAGTCATGAAGTTGTCGATCTTCGACGAGGGCTTGACAGAGGCTCAGATGATCGAGCACATGAAGGATTTAGCTTCCAAAAACAAAATCTTCAAATCCTTCATTGGAATGGGTTATTACAACACGTTTGTGCCTCCTGTGATTTTGAGAAACATCATGGAGAATCCAGCTTGGTACACTCAATACACCCCTTACCAAGCTGAGATCTCACAGGGGAGGCTTGAGTCATTGCTGAATTACCAAACCATGATCACTGACCTCACCGCCTTGCCCATGTCCAATGCCTCCCTCCTCGATGAAGGGACTGCCGCTGCTGAGGCAATGGCCATGTGCAACAACATCTccaaggggaagaagaagaccTTTGTCATCGCTAGCAATTGTCACCCTCAGACAATCGATATTTGCCAGACTAGGGCTGATGGATTCGATCTCAAGGTCGTTGTTTCCGATGTTAAGGACATTGATTACAGCTCCGGTGATGTCTGTGGCGTGCTGGTGCAGTATCCCGGGACGGAGGGGGAGGTTCTGGACTACGGGGAGTTCATCAAGAACGCTCACGCGAGTGGTGTGAAGGTTGTCATGGCTTCTGATTTGCTGGCCCTGACAATGCTGAAGCCGCCCGGTGAGTTGGGGGCTGATATTGTGGTGGGGTCGGCTCAGAGGTTTGGGGTTCCGATGGGGTATGGAGGGCCCCATGCTGCGTTCTTGGCTACCTCGCAGGAGTATAAGAGGATGATGCCAGGGAGGATTATTGGTGTCAGTGTTGATTCCTCGGGGAAGCCTGCTCTTCGGATGGCTATGCAGACGAGGGAGCAGCATATCCGCCGTGACAAGGCTACTAGCAACATCTGCACTGCTCAAGTGAGTGTGCTTTTTGGTGAATTGAATCTCATTTGTTTGTGTTTGGAATCTGTTTTGTGAAATCATGATGCAGGCTTGCAGCAGTTAGTTGAGTGGTAGTGAGGTGGTGGTATTAATAGGAATGTGAGGAACTAAGCTAATACACTTTGGCTTTATTTTGGTATTGAATTCAATCTTAGTATGTAATTTGTCTTGAATCTGATAGGAAATATGGCAGTGTATGTGTATAAAAACACTTTGTTTGGGTTTTGTTATGAAGAAATATGGTTCTGTTATGTTGTAGGCTTTGCTGGCTAACATGGTCCAATCTTAGTATTCTGAGTATGTTTTTGAATCAAATATGAAAAACTATGCTCGGATTTTTTGATGATGAAAATATGGATATGTTATGATTGTAGGCTTTGCTGGCCAACATGGCTGCTATGTATGCTGTCTACCATGGACCGGAAGGCCTTAAGATTATCGCCCAACGGGTGCATGGTCTGGCTGGAACATTTGCTGCTGGGTTGAAAAAACTCGGGACAGTAGAAGTTCAGAGCCTTCCGTTCTTTGACACAGTGAAGGTCAAATGCGGAGATGCAAAGGCGATTGCTGATGCTGCTTACAAGCATGAAATTAATTTGAGGGTTGTCGACAATAACACTGTAAGCGCGGCCTGTCTAAGTTTTTTTGTCGTATATTGTGACAGATGGTGAGTAACCATATACCTTTTGTCTCTCAGATAACTGTTGCTTTTGATGAAACAACTACATTGGAAGATGTGGACAAGTTGTTTGCCGTCTTTGCATCTGGCAAGCCTGTAAGTACAAGTGTATATCTTTCGAGACGTGTTTTGTAGCCtctcgttttttttttaattataacttGAGGGTTTGTGTTTCATCAGGTGTCATTCACTGCTGCATCTATTGCATCAGAGGTTGAGAACTTGATCCCTTCAGGACTTGTGAGGCAGAGCCCGTTTCTAACGAACCAAATTTTCAACTCGTATGGACATTTTACTGAAATATCTGCGGTTTGAGCTTGTCTTTATAAGGTTAGATGTAACTATTTCTATACCGGTTGGTGTAGGTACCACACGGAGCATGAGCTTCTTAGATACATCTACAAACTTCAGTCAAAGGATCTCTCGTTGTGCCACAGCATGATTCCATTGGGATCTTGCACGATGAAATTGAATGCAACGACAGAAATGATGCCGGTAACATGGCCTGCCTTCACGGAGATTCATCCTTTTGCCCCCACGGAACAGGCTGCTGGTTACCAGGTATTCGTAAAATACATAAGCTCGTTGTTAGAAAGTTCTAAGGATTCCTCTAAACTATTGTTTCTTCTCACAGGAAATGTTCAAGAATTTGGGTGACCTGTTGTGCACGATCACTGGTTTTGATTCATTCTCTCTACAACCCAATGCCGGTGCAGCTGGAGAATATGCTGGGCTGATGGTTATTAGAGCTTATCACAGGGTAATAATATAGTGATAGTACtactttttatttgtaattataatgtagaaaattaattaaaattgctCTTAGTTAAATCTGCTATACTTGGAAAATGAGAGTTGAAAATTTCCTTTGCTTTGAGTTATCACGTCACAACCCACCATTAGTAATGCCGGTTTCTGGTTAACTTATAATTTAGTCGAGAGGAGACCACCACCGTGATGTATGCATCATTCCAGTTTCCGCACATGGAACGAACCCTGCAAGTGCAGCTATGTGTGGGATGAAAATCGTGGCTGTTGGAACTGATTCCAAGGGAAACATCAACATTGCAGAGTTAAGGAAGGCTGCTGAGGCGAACAAGAACAACTTAGCTGCTCTTATGGTAAGGATTGTCTTGTTGCTCTTCTTTAAATTTGCAATTGATTCAAGTGTTAATAAACCCTGCTGAATGCCAGGTCACGTATCCTTCGACTCATGGAGTCTACGAGGAAGGCATTGACGAGATCTGCAAAATAATCCACGACAATGGTGGACAAGTTTACATGGATGGAGCCAACATGAACGCTCAGGTATATTTATATTGATAACACAGAAGGTTTGCACATTACTCGTTCTTTGCTTCTGATGATCGGTCTTTTGTGCCTACAGGTTGGTTTGACTAGTCCGGGCTTCATTGGTGCCGATGTTTGCCATCTCAATCTCCACAAAACGTTCTGTATTCCCCATGGTGGAGGCGGACCTGGTATGGGGCCTATTGGGGTGAAGAAACACCTTGCACCGTTCCTACCTTCACATCCAGTGGTATGTAGAAATACTATTGCAGTGAAATATGCATtgatatgtgtatgtgtgtgtgtgaatgtaGTTGTGGCTGATTCTGTATCGGTTTTCCTTTTTGTGCTGCAGATAGCCACCGGAGGCCTACCAGCACCCGAGCAATCTCAACCACTTGGGGCTATCGCTGCTGCGCCATGGGGCTCGGCTCTCATTTTACCTATATCCTACACCTACATTGCCATGATGGGATCGAAGGGACTAACTGACGCATCAAAGATTGCTATCTTGAACGCAAACTACATGGCCAAGCGTTTGGAGGTCCCGTTTCTTCACTCTACTTTCTTTCCGGTTTCATGCTTGTTATCTCAATCACACGATCGTCCCCAAAGAAATTTATGCCATTGCTCTGATGTTTTGCTTCTTGATCAACAGAAGGATTTCCCCGTTCTCTTCCGTGGAGTCAATGGAACGTGCGCCCACGAGTTCATCATCGATTTAAGAGGCTTCAAGGTTCGTGTCTTGAACACTAATAATGCCATTCACGCGCTGTGCGCCATTTATCACTTCCTTATACTGCAAGTGGTGGTTGCTGCAGCACACTGCTGGGATCGAGCCAGAGGATGTTGCCAAACGTCTGATGGACTACGGATTCCATGCTCCCACAATGTCTTGGCCAGTTCCGGGCACGCTCATGATTGAACCAACTGAGAGTGAGAGCAAGGTAACACAAAGCAAGCTGACTACAACAACGTAGACCTACAGTTCCTTCCAACAAACAAGAATCTGTTCTAACCTCCCCCTTGTTGTTTGCAGGCTGAGCTAGACAGGTTCTGCGACGCTCTCATCTCTATCAGGGAAGAGATCTCATTGATCGAAAAAGGAAAAGCCGACATCAACAACAATGTGCTCAAGgtacgccttcttagccttCACAGCTTTGATGTGTTTtttgtttacttgctttcaaACATGACCGATCACAATGATGCGATTTCAGAGCGCACCTCACCCGCCCTCGTTGCTCATGGCTGACGCCTGGACTAAGCCTTACTCACGAGAATACGCAGCCTTCCCCGCTCCATGGCTCAAGAATGCCAAGTTCTGGCCAACCACAGGTGAGATGTTTATAATCTTGTACACAACTTCCATCAAAACACACTCTTTTGGTCGGTTCGACCCAAAAAACCCGGTGCACGGTTTAACCGGTTCAGTCGAACAAAATCCAGATGCTCACCCCCAAGTCAAAACGAAACTTCCCTAACATAGTTGTACCCCATTTCTCTACTTTGCCTTGCCTTACTAAACTTGGGAGACTCTTCGTATCTCAGGGCGCGTCGACAACGTCTATGGGGACCGGAACCTCATCTGCACCCTCCTCCCAGTGTCACAGATGGCGGAGGAGGCGGCTGCCGCTTCTGCTTAAGGCTGCAAGGTTCCTTTTAAAAGAACGCAATTTCACTACAAACACTTCTTTATGTTCTTGTACATAAACAATATTTATGTTCAAGTTGTCACTGTTTTCATACATTCTTCTATTTCCATTGTTGCTTATCATTGCAACTCTGTCTCTAGATGTAATTACAActtctttttttaattctgCAGTTACATACTTAAAATAACTTCCTTCCTGTAggaaaataaacaaatatttttaggatgtaaataattttagatttttctATTAAAACTTCAAGAAATTTGTTTGTGTGACTCAAGTATGTGATACAATGAAATGGTAGGTAAGGGTAGATATGAAATTTATAATGTCAAATATGTAGTGGTTGTTTGGATgattttattttgcaattggATTCGTATTCTATTATTGTGGTTGAACTATTTCATTTTAAgagttttatatatttaatgtctaaattatcattatttaacaAAAATGTCATGAAATATTGCCTATTGATAATACAAGATATAAAGTACTTCattcgtccacgaaaaatagagcacattgtgAATGAAActagttttaatgtgaaattggtaaaataaaagagaaatagtgttagtggaatatgaggtccatattattagtagtagtgtTTAATTGTGTTAAGTAGTAAATATGAGGTTCTTTTTCAAACTTggtctatttttcatggacggatgacgtatttaaaagtaataaaaagGATTATTATGAATCAAATACTGTTTTCATGCTTGAAATTAAatgtaataaataaaaacatgatAAGCCCATATTTTATGTGGTTATTTGATGTTTTAAGACTTGTGGCATTATAAAGAcgaaaaatcatttaaaatacaataatttcataCTCCGTATATTCTAAAATACCTTATTTTATTAACTAATACTCCGTAtcaatttactatttttttattgtacgaTATTATTCTAAGTTTGTAACATCCATTAAATAATGAATCACAACATTGTTAGTTTTTTTAACTTGACAAAATCGTGATTTTTTTCTAAATGCAATTTCATATAAATACAGTATATTTGAAACGATTTTGTTTGAACCAATATTTATTtagagtaaaaataaataatattccCTATGtccttaaaatataaattaattttactattttgagtTATTCCCCCAAAATTGGAACAAGTTTAGATATAAAAAGTTTTTAATCAATTACACGACACTAATAATGTGgatctcacaatccactaacattactttcactattttttatCTCTCactttttttcatctctctgtTACTTTTCGTATCATTTACaagtttgtatattttttacATGGTGGAGTACTAGACAAAATCTCATAATCTAATTTTCTTTTGACagataaagaattaaaaaaactattaacacattaaaaataatactagtactaaatatATTCGTAGTTAGTTGGAGGGAAGGAAACAGTCTTCAGTTAATTTTATTACCAACTGGCTATTTGTTAGCTGACGGTGACTACTAACACCAAGTGCGCAGTTTAAACCTCTTCTCTCCTTATTCTCTACCCACCGCCGCGCATTTTAGCACCCATGAAATCAAATTCCCCATTCTCAATCTCAAACCCTAATCATAAAGTCGATCAATTAGAGTGAATTCGACATCGTAATCTGTCGGATTCTACTGTGTATTATTGTAAATTATCAGATTTTTTCTCCGATCGATGAGAGGCGACGAAAATGTCCAAAGTGAAACACTTTTTCCGGAAGCTTCACATCGGCGATCACCACAACCACGTGCGGCCGCCTGCGCTGGTTCCCTCATCACAAACGGCGCCGTCTCAGCAATTGACCTCCACATCTCCATCGTCCGAGGTGCCTCCGACGGGGTCGTCGTCTTCGGGTGGCAATTCGAGCAATAGCAATATCAGTTTCTTCGAGGAGGAGTTTCAGATGCAATTGGCGCTGGCGATAAGCGTTTCCGATCCGGGTCAGAATTGCGTTGACCCGGAAACAGCTCAAATCAACGTCGCTAAGCAGATTAGCCTCGGTTATGCGCCTTCTCAGAACCTCTCGGAATCCATGTCGCTCCGATTTTGGGTACATCGTTTACTAGATGTTTTCTTGTGTTTTGCCCTATTTTGGATAGTATTGCCTGCGTCGGTGGGCAGGAATTATGGGGTTCGGTTGTGAAATTTAGATTTTTGTGGGGGAGAGCTGCTGGAGTTTTAGGTTGTGACTTAGTTACGGGGGAATTCTTTCTGTATGGATTGTGGATTTGCAAGTAATATTTGTTTGGCCTTGTATGTTGTTGGGATTGTTGGATTGTCTGCAAATTTTTCATGCGTAACGAGGTCCTGACTCCTGGTTATAATGTCATTTCGGTTACACGTGATgtgaacaaataaataaattaaaggcACGTCACGAAATAGATGTGTGTTATTGCTCCATCAAGAACTAAGTCGTCCTAAGTTAGACTTTTGGTAGACATCGCACCATGATG
Proteins encoded in this window:
- the LOC121742170 gene encoding glycine dehydrogenase (decarboxylating), mitochondrial codes for the protein MERARKLANRAILRRLVSESKQQPLHKSSRYISSLSPSVVPGGANASAVNHRFYSRNLSQFIGTRSISVEALKPSDTFPRRHNSATPEDQSKMAEFVGFETLDSLIDATVPKSIRAEVMKLSIFDEGLTEAQMIEHMKDLASKNKIFKSFIGMGYYNTFVPPVILRNIMENPAWYTQYTPYQAEISQGRLESLLNYQTMITDLTALPMSNASLLDEGTAAAEAMAMCNNISKGKKKTFVIASNCHPQTIDICQTRADGFDLKVVVSDVKDIDYSSGDVCGVLVQYPGTEGEVLDYGEFIKNAHASGVKVVMASDLLALTMLKPPGELGADIVVGSAQRFGVPMGYGGPHAAFLATSQEYKRMMPGRIIGVSVDSSGKPALRMAMQTREQHIRRDKATSNICTAQALLANMAAMYAVYHGPEGLKIIAQRVHGLAGTFAAGLKKLGTVEVQSLPFFDTVKVKCGDAKAIADAAYKHEINLRVVDNNTITVAFDETTTLEDVDKLFAVFASGKPVSFTAASIASEVENLIPSGLVRQSPFLTNQIFNSYHTEHELLRYIYKLQSKDLSLCHSMIPLGSCTMKLNATTEMMPVTWPAFTEIHPFAPTEQAAGYQEMFKNLGDLLCTITGFDSFSLQPNAGAAGEYAGLMVIRAYHRSRGDHHRDVCIIPVSAHGTNPASAAMCGMKIVAVGTDSKGNINIAELRKAAEANKNNLAALMVTYPSTHGVYEEGIDEICKIIHDNGGQVYMDGANMNAQVGLTSPGFIGADVCHLNLHKTFCIPHGGGGPGMGPIGVKKHLAPFLPSHPVIATGGLPAPEQSQPLGAIAAAPWGSALILPISYTYIAMMGSKGLTDASKIAILNANYMAKRLEKDFPVLFRGVNGTCAHEFIIDLRGFKHTAGIEPEDVAKRLMDYGFHAPTMSWPVPGTLMIEPTESESKAELDRFCDALISIREEISLIEKGKADINNNVLKSAPHPPSLLMADAWTKPYSREYAAFPAPWLKNAKFWPTTGRVDNVYGDRNLICTLLPVSQMAEEAAAASA